The region AAAAGCCCATGGCTACGCCAAGCAAGGCTGCGTGGGACAACGTGTCGCCAAAATAAGCCATGCGCCGCCAGACCACGAACGAACCCAGTGGGCCTGCGACGATTGCCAGCGCCAGGCCTGCCAGCAGGGCATACAACAGAAAATCAGCCATGCTTGCAGCCTTCTCCATGAACATGTGCGGGCGCCACAGCGGCGTCTTCGCTGACCACTGAACCATGCAAGTCATGGGCGTGGTCGTGGTGGTGGTGATAAATCGCCAGGCTTTGTGCGTCTTTGCCAAATAACTCAACGAAAGCCGGGTCGCCGCTCACCTGCTCCGGATGACCCGAGCAGCAGACGTGGCGGTTGAGGCAGACCACCTGGTCGGTGGTGCTCATCACCAGATGCAAGTCGTGAGAAACCATCAGCACACCGCAACCGTGGCGATCGCGCAAGCGTGTGATCAGGCTGTAGAGCTCGGCCTGGCCGGCGACATCCACGCCTTGTACCGGCTCGTCCAGCACCAGTAACTCGGGCTTGCGCAGCAGAGCGCGGGCCAGCAATACGCGCTGCATTTCACCGCCCGAAACACTTTGGACCGGGCTGTCGATGACCTTTTCGGCGCCCACTTCTTTGAGTGCGGCGAGGGCCTGGGCGCGATCCACGCCGGGCACCAGGCGCAAAAAGCGCAGCACGGACAATGGCAGCGTGGGGTCGACGTGCAATTTTTGCGGCATATAGCCGACGCGCAGCCTGGGCTTGCGCCAGACGCTGCCGCGGGTGGGCTTGAGCAAGCCGAGTACGGCTTTGACCAGCGTGGTTTTCCCGGCGCCGTTGGGGCCGATCAGGGTGACAATCTGGCCGGGCTCAACACTCAGCTGGATGTTGTCGAGTACGTTTTGCCCGGCATAAGTCACCGTGACATGTTCAAGGCGAATCAGTGCGGTGCTCATCAGGACTCCCGGCAACCCGAACACAGGCCAATCACTTCGACAGTCTGGCCTTCAACAGTAAAGCCGACATCGTGGGCGCTGTTGATAATCGCATCGCTGATGGTTTTTTGTTCAAGCTCGATGGCCGCATGGCAACTGCGGCAAATCAGGAACTGACCCTGATGCGGATGCTCCGGGTGGCTACAGCCAATAAATGCGTTGAGCGACGAAATGCGGTGCACCAAGCCATTTTCGAGCAAAAAATCCAGTGCCCGATAAACGGTCGGCGGTGCGGCGCGACGTCCGTCCTGCTCGCTGAGCACCGCCAGAATGTCATAGGCTCCCAGCGGCTTGTGGCTCTGCCATACCAGTTCCAGCACGCGGCGACGCAATGCAGTCAGACGCAGGCCTTTTTGCGCGCACAGAACATCCGCCTCGCTGAGCGCGCTGTGAACGCAGTGAGAGTGATCGTGGGGACGGCTGGCAAGCGGTGTTATAGGCATGGGCGGCGACGATTTTTGATGGAGACGTTATTATGTTACCTGTTTCAGCCACCATGAGTGCTTATCGTGCCCCGTCTTTTTGCCCTTTTTCTTACTTTAAGCGCCAGTTTATGGGTGTTTAGCCCGGCTCAGGCCGAGGTCAACGTACTGACCAGCATCAAGCCCTTGCAGCTGATTGCAGCCGCGGTGCAGGACGGTGTGGGCCAGCCGGAGGTACTTTTGCCACCGGGTGCTTCGCCGCATCACTATGCTTTGCGCCCTTCTGACGTACGGCGTGTGCAGTCGGCTGAGCTGCTGTACTGGATCGGGCCGGATCTGGAAGGCTTCTTGCCGCGAGTGACCAAGAGCCGAACCTTGCCGACCATCATGGTGCAAAACCTGCCGGGTTTGAAACTGCGGCATTTCGCCGAAGATAACCACTCCCATGAAGAAGATACTGCCGAACAT is a window of Pseudomonas taetrolens DNA encoding:
- a CDS encoding Fur family transcriptional regulator, with amino-acid sequence MPITPLASRPHDHSHCVHSALSEADVLCAQKGLRLTALRRRVLELVWQSHKPLGAYDILAVLSEQDGRRAAPPTVYRALDFLLENGLVHRISSLNAFIGCSHPEHPHQGQFLICRSCHAAIELEQKTISDAIINSAHDVGFTVEGQTVEVIGLCSGCRES
- the znuC gene encoding zinc ABC transporter ATP-binding protein ZnuC, whose product is MSTALIRLEHVTVTYAGQNVLDNIQLSVEPGQIVTLIGPNGAGKTTLVKAVLGLLKPTRGSVWRKPRLRVGYMPQKLHVDPTLPLSVLRFLRLVPGVDRAQALAALKEVGAEKVIDSPVQSVSGGEMQRVLLARALLRKPELLVLDEPVQGVDVAGQAELYSLITRLRDRHGCGVLMVSHDLHLVMSTTDQVVCLNRHVCCSGHPEQVSGDPAFVELFGKDAQSLAIYHHHHDHAHDLHGSVVSEDAAVAPAHVHGEGCKHG